The following proteins are co-located in the Bacillota bacterium genome:
- the nikC gene encoding nickel transporter permease: MGKGAGMDRLKQVKRALRRDPALLVGTVLILAMVVLALVGPLFTHYSPTVPDLPHSLQAPSLTHPFGTDEMGRDVLTRVIHGARVSLPVALMVMGIACVIGTIIGLVAGYSGGWVDELIMRVADIFLAFPALILAMAIAAALGPGLVNAMVAIAIVWWPWYARLVRSEVLSLRNREFVEAARAGGLGDLRIVVRHILVNALGPIIVQATLDTGYAILTTAGLSFVGLGAQPPSPEWGSMISVGRKYILDQWWYSTFPGVAIILSVLGFNLMGDGLRDVLDPRTRKQ, encoded by the coding sequence GTGGGCAAAGGAGCCGGTATGGACCGACTGAAGCAAGTGAAGAGGGCGCTCCGGCGTGACCCCGCCCTCCTCGTGGGGACAGTGTTGATCCTGGCCATGGTCGTCCTGGCCCTGGTCGGTCCGCTGTTCACCCACTACAGCCCGACCGTCCCCGACCTTCCCCACTCGCTGCAGGCCCCCAGCCTGACCCATCCCTTTGGGACCGACGAGATGGGCCGGGACGTCCTCACCAGGGTCATCCACGGGGCGAGGGTCAGCCTGCCGGTGGCCCTGATGGTCATGGGCATCGCCTGCGTCATCGGGACCATCATCGGGCTCGTCGCCGGCTACTCCGGCGGGTGGGTCGACGAGCTGATCATGCGGGTGGCCGATATCTTCCTGGCCTTCCCGGCCCTGATCCTGGCCATGGCCATCGCCGCGGCTCTGGGCCCCGGCCTGGTCAACGCGATGGTGGCCATCGCCATCGTCTGGTGGCCTTGGTATGCCAGGCTCGTCCGCTCGGAGGTCCTCAGCCTGAGAAACCGCGAGTTCGTCGAGGCCGCCCGGGCTGGGGGTCTCGGCGACCTGCGGATCGTCGTCCGACACATCCTGGTCAACGCCCTCGGGCCGATCATCGTCCAGGCCACCCTGGATACCGGCTATGCCATCCTGACCACGGCCGGCCTGAGCTTCGTCGGACTGGGGGCCCAGCCGCCCTCACCCGAGTGGGGCAGCATGATCTCCGTCGGTCGCAAGTACATCCTCGATCAGTGGTGGTACTCGACCTTCCCGGGCGTGGCCATCATCCTCAGCGTCCTCGGTTTCAACCTGATGGGCGACGGCCTCCGCGACGTCCTCGACCCGAGGACTCGGAAGCAGTAA
- a CDS encoding ABC transporter permease, translated as MRPGPPAQTGSIAMLKYTTRRLGLAIFVMIGVIAATFIIGNIVPGDPARLAAGPHAGPEQVAKLRHEYGLDQPLPVQFVRYVTRLVHGDLGRSITSYRPVARDIAEYLPATIELALWAALLTVIMGIPLGVLSAVRRNGAVDLSSRLVALLGVTMPAFWLGLILQVVFFRGLGWLPAGGRIDAFITLPPRLTGFIVFDSVLAGNWAAAASALQHLILPAVTLAFGSVSVVTRMTRATMLEVLREDYVRTARAKGLAARVVIYKHALRNAMVPIITVVGLQVGYLLSGVFYVESIFGYPGLGTYTIRAITSLDFSGILGSTIVVALVYLVINLIADLSYPLFDPRINVQ; from the coding sequence TTGCGCCCGGGCCCGCCGGCCCAGACGGGATCGATCGCCATGCTGAAGTACACGACCCGGCGCCTCGGGCTGGCCATCTTCGTCATGATCGGGGTCATCGCGGCGACCTTCATCATCGGGAACATCGTCCCCGGTGACCCCGCCCGTCTGGCCGCCGGCCCGCACGCCGGGCCGGAGCAGGTCGCCAAACTGAGACACGAGTATGGACTGGACCAGCCCCTCCCGGTTCAGTTCGTCCGCTATGTCACCAGGTTGGTCCACGGGGACCTGGGGCGGTCGATCACCTCTTACCGTCCGGTCGCCCGGGACATCGCCGAGTACCTGCCGGCCACCATCGAGTTGGCCCTGTGGGCCGCGCTGCTGACGGTGATCATGGGCATCCCCCTGGGGGTGCTCTCGGCGGTCCGGCGGAATGGCGCGGTCGACCTCTCCTCGCGCCTGGTGGCCCTGCTCGGGGTGACCATGCCGGCCTTCTGGCTCGGTCTGATCCTGCAGGTCGTCTTCTTCCGTGGCCTCGGCTGGCTGCCCGCCGGCGGCCGGATCGACGCCTTCATCACCCTACCGCCGCGCCTGACCGGCTTCATCGTCTTCGACTCGGTCCTCGCCGGCAATTGGGCGGCCGCGGCCTCGGCCCTCCAGCACCTCATCCTGCCCGCCGTCACCCTGGCCTTTGGGAGCGTCTCGGTGGTCACCCGGATGACCCGGGCGACGATGCTCGAGGTCCTCCGGGAGGACTACGTCCGGACGGCCCGAGCCAAGGGCCTGGCCGCGCGGGTGGTCATCTACAAGCACGCCCTCAGGAACGCGATGGTCCCGATCATCACCGTCGTCGGGCTCCAGGTTGGCTATCTCCTTTCCGGAGTCTTCTACGTCGAGAGCATCTTCGGCTACCCGGGTCTCGGCACGTACACCATCAGGGCCATCACCAGCCTGGACTTTTCCGGCATCCTCGGGTCGACGATCGTGGTGGCCCTGGTCTACCTGGTCATCAACCTCATCGCCGACCTGTCCTATCCGCTCTTCGATCCGCGGATCAACGTCCAATGA
- a CDS encoding ABC transporter substrate-binding protein: MRAQSRRPLFLVITVLVALSFIATGCRGNQSQNGEISRDRTLVIADPGGYTSFDPHVTYDGPSAQTTRAVYEGLVAYKGTTTDQFEAKLAETWESSTDKLTWTFHLRKGVKFHDGTPFNAEAVKFSFDRLLSVNKGPAWMFASIKEVKVVDEYTAQIILKEPYAPFLEALGSQWGPLMVSSKAVKDHEKNGDQAQEWLQSNECGTGPYTLVRATPESEVVLKKFNDYWGGWSGNHVDQVIIRTIREPATRRLLLESGEIDIANRMNPTDLEALKTVKGVRVDESPSLRNLYLFVVFKAPWTNPVARQALAMSFDYDAYVKNSLKGHATRAAGPIPVSLWGHDDSLALPQYDSKKAGELFKQAGVKPGTKLQGQYLSGFEDMRAAMEVLQAGLAQNGIQLEIKEVTGNALTAMMSGTDPSTKPDFYTFYWYPDFADPLNFLVPIFHSASQGQAGFNGQLLKDPEIDRLLDESQKLLERDQRIPLYKQIQQKMVKDNDALYLVDLPEAVGLRDNVQGYAFNPVYTNTYDYYHISRTK; the protein is encoded by the coding sequence GTGAGAGCTCAGTCAAGACGTCCCCTTTTCCTCGTCATCACCGTGTTGGTGGCCCTGTCGTTCATCGCCACGGGTTGCCGCGGCAACCAAAGCCAGAACGGCGAAATCTCCCGTGACCGGACCCTGGTCATCGCCGATCCCGGCGGTTATACCAGTTTCGACCCGCACGTCACCTACGATGGCCCCTCGGCCCAGACCACCCGGGCCGTCTATGAAGGCCTAGTCGCCTACAAGGGGACCACCACCGACCAGTTCGAAGCCAAGCTGGCCGAGACCTGGGAGTCTTCTACGGACAAGCTGACCTGGACCTTCCACCTCCGCAAGGGGGTCAAGTTCCACGACGGCACCCCGTTCAACGCCGAGGCGGTCAAGTTCTCCTTCGACCGGCTCCTCTCCGTCAACAAGGGACCGGCCTGGATGTTCGCCTCGATCAAGGAAGTCAAGGTGGTCGACGAGTACACCGCCCAGATCATCCTCAAGGAGCCCTATGCCCCCTTCCTCGAAGCCCTGGGCAGCCAGTGGGGCCCGCTGATGGTCAGCTCGAAGGCCGTCAAGGACCATGAGAAGAACGGCGATCAGGCCCAGGAGTGGCTCCAGAGCAACGAGTGCGGGACCGGCCCGTACACCCTCGTCCGGGCCACTCCCGAGAGCGAGGTCGTCCTGAAGAAGTTCAATGACTACTGGGGCGGCTGGTCCGGCAACCACGTCGACCAGGTCATCATCCGGACCATCCGCGAACCGGCCACCCGCCGCCTGCTCCTCGAGTCGGGCGAGATCGACATCGCCAACCGGATGAACCCGACCGACCTGGAGGCCCTGAAGACGGTCAAGGGCGTCCGCGTCGACGAATCCCCGAGCCTCCGCAACCTCTATCTGTTCGTCGTCTTCAAGGCCCCCTGGACGAACCCCGTCGCCCGGCAGGCCCTGGCGATGTCCTTCGACTATGACGCCTATGTCAAGAACTCCCTCAAGGGCCACGCCACCCGGGCTGCCGGGCCGATCCCGGTCAGCCTGTGGGGGCACGACGACTCCCTGGCCCTGCCGCAGTATGACTCGAAGAAGGCCGGCGAGCTGTTCAAGCAGGCCGGCGTGAAGCCCGGCACGAAGCTCCAGGGACAGTACCTCAGCGGCTTCGAGGACATGCGGGCGGCCATGGAGGTCCTTCAGGCCGGCCTGGCCCAAAACGGCATCCAGCTCGAGATCAAGGAAGTCACCGGCAACGCCCTGACGGCCATGATGTCCGGCACCGATCCCTCGACCAAGCCCGACTTCTACACCTTCTACTGGTACCCGGACTTCGCCGACCCGCTGAACTTCCTCGTCCCGATCTTCCATTCCGCCTCTCAGGGCCAGGCCGGTTTCAACGGCCAGCTGCTCAAGGACCCCGAGATCGACCGCCTCCTGGACGAGTCCCAGAAGCTCCTCGAGCGCGACCAGCGAATCCCCCTCTATAAGCAGATCCAGCAGAAGATGGTCAAGGACAACGACGCCCTCTATCTGGTCGACCTGCCCGAGGCCGTCGGTCTGCGGGACAATGTCCAGGGATATGCGTTCAACCCGGTCTACACCAACACCTACGATTACTACCACATCTCCCGGACCAAGTAA
- a CDS encoding isochorismatase family cysteine hydrolase, producing MNRYAVVVIDLIKGLVDAGATGDHDFEARTRSILPSVRRVLAEARAAAIPVVHVRIVHRRTPDGRLDDGGLSEMLRRQDAILGVKSPGVELVEGSEWVEFLDEVKPEAGEYVVRKNRYSAFYGGDFGTLLEALRVDTLIVVGVATNFCVRATCLDAFQKGWRTVVPREAVNTYSDRAQEQGLEDLQMTTTDVVGLEEAVRLIRQAKEG from the coding sequence ATGAACCGTTATGCAGTCGTCGTTATCGATTTGATCAAGGGGCTGGTCGACGCCGGGGCGACGGGCGACCATGACTTCGAGGCCCGCACCCGGTCGATCTTGCCGAGCGTTCGACGAGTCCTGGCGGAGGCCCGCGCGGCGGCCATCCCGGTCGTCCACGTCCGCATCGTCCACCGGCGTACCCCGGACGGACGTCTCGACGACGGCGGGCTCTCCGAGATGCTCCGCCGCCAGGACGCCATCCTTGGGGTCAAGAGCCCGGGCGTGGAGCTCGTCGAGGGCTCCGAATGGGTCGAGTTCCTCGACGAGGTCAAGCCGGAGGCCGGGGAATACGTCGTCCGCAAGAACCGCTACAGCGCCTTCTACGGTGGTGATTTCGGGACCCTCCTCGAGGCCCTGAGGGTCGACACCCTCATCGTCGTCGGGGTGGCGACCAACTTCTGCGTCCGGGCCACCTGCCTCGACGCCTTCCAGAAGGGATGGCGGACAGTCGTCCCACGGGAGGCCGTCAACACCTATTCTGACCGAGCCCAGGAACAAGGTCTGGAAGACCTTCAGATGACGACCACCGACGTGGTCGGTCTGGAGGAGGCGGTGCGTCTGATCCGTCAAGCCAAGGAGGGTTGA